ATCAGACCGGCCTTGAAGAACAGTTTCGAGATTCCCTTGCGGGTGGTCACGCCTTCACCACGGATGGACTGGACGAAGACCCCGGCGAAGACGAGGGCCGCCATGGCGTCCATCGTGAGATAGCCCTCGGTAAGGCCCGACATGAACGCGCCGTCGGCGAAGGGGTCCTGCGCGGTGTGCATCTCCCCCATCGGGGTGATGAAGGACTTCACGACGATGACGACGAGCAGGGTGGCGAAGACCGGGGTGAGGACCTTACCGATCCGATCGACGAACTTGCCGGGGTTCAGCGACAGGTAGACCGAGATCAGGGCGAAGACGACGGAGAAGCCGAGCAGTGCCCAGGGACCGTCGGTGGCGGCCTCCGGCAGGTTCGGCTTCACCGAGATCTCGTAGACCACCGAGGTGGTGCGCGGGATGACGTAGAGCGGGCCGAGGGTGACGAACAGCAGCAGGCAGAAGCCGACCGCGAACCAGGGGTGGACGCGGTTAGCCATGGCCCGGACGTTGCCACCGGTGGCAGAGAGGGCGACGACGGCGAGAAGGACCAGGCCGACGCCGGTGACGAGGAAGCCGGACATCGGTTTCCACATGGATTCGCCGGCAGCCTGGCCGACCATGGGGGCGAAGATGACGTTGCCGGCGCCGAGGAACATAGCGAACAGCAACAGTCCGAGGGCGATCACACGCCCCGCCGGGAGCTTGCCGGCGGCGAGGTCTGCCGCGCTGGGGGTGGTGGCCATGAGAACCCTTTCCGTGGATGGCTGATGTGGTGATGCTCGTTATGTTCCTGATTCAAACAGATCTGCATCACACTGCTCTCCGGTGATCCGCACCATGTTTCCCACTTTTCTTTGGTCACATATACGATGTTTCCCGACAAGGAGATGTGGGATGGAACAGGAAAATGCGGCCGCGGTGCCGCTCGACGCGCTGGTGACCGTGCTCGATACCGCGGTGGTGCAGGTGCACCGCCCGGACAGCGGACTGGCCGGCCAGTTCGCCGAGGTCACCGTCGGTTCTGTCGCCCTGGTGGACACCGCCGATCTGGGCACCGTGACCGCCGACCTGGTGTTCCTCACCGCGGATGCGACCACCGCATTCGCCCGCCTGGCAGTCACGCCCGGCGCAGCTCTCCCCACGGTCGTCGCCGCCCGGGAGAACACGGTTCCACCCGAACTGCCGGCACCGGCGACGGCTGCCGGCTGCACGGTTCTCGTGCTGGACGCACGTGCCCGCTGGGATGTCCTCCTCCCCCGCGTCCAGCACCTGTTCGTCGATGAGCCGGGACAGGCCGTCGCCGGGCACCACGCAACCGCCTCATCGTTGGAGGAACTCGCCGTCCTCCTCGCCGATGACATCGGCGGCCTGGTCACCATCGAGGACGCCGGCAACCGGGTCCTCGCCTACTCCCCCTCCCTCAATGCCGCCGATGACATCCGGGCCCGCGCAATCCTGGGTCGTGGTGCGCCGCCGCCGGTGATGGCACTCTTCTCCGCCTGGGATGTGGTGGATACCGTCACCCGCACCACCGACGTCATCCGCGTGCCCGCCGATCCTGCCCTCGGGATGCACAGTCGGCTGATCACCGGCATCCACCGTGCCGACGGCTCGCTGCTGGGGTCGATCTGGGTCCAGGAGGGACCACACGGGTTCACCGCGGATGCCGCGGCGGTTCTGCGCGGTGGCGCGGTCGCCGCAGTCTCCGTGCTGCACCGCATGACGGACGGCGCAGATCAGGAGGATGAACTGCTCCGTCGGCTCTTCGGCGAGTACAGCGAGGAGGACGCCGCAGTCGCCGCCGGGATGCTCCGCATTGTCACCGAGGACTCTGCCGTGGTGATCGGACTAGCCGCCGCAGCTGGTGTGGCACCTAATGAGGACCTGCTGTTATCGACGGTGAAGCGGCTGCGAATCCATGTCGGTGCACTGTGGACCGATGCCCGAGTGGCGTTGCTGGGTCGGCGGATCTACCTGCTGCTCCCCCGCGTTCCGTCTGGCACGGACATCACAGTGTGGACGGAGCAGCTGCTGGAGCGCTTCGACGATCAGGAGGCGGTGCGGCAACTCTGCCTGCGGGCCGCGATCGCACCGGTCATTACAGACACCGGCACCGTGGGTGTGCCCCGAGCCCGAGCAGAGGTAGACCGCGTGCTGACGTCCTCCGGATCCGGCGACGGTTCGCGTGTCACGACCTTCGAACGCTCCAGGACCGCCGTCCTGCTCAGCGAAATCGTGGCACGGCTGTCGCCGTATGAGGAGGTTGCCGATCCCCGGCTCAATGCCGTCGCCGACTACGACACAGCGCACGGCAGCTTCCTGATGGACACGCTGCGGGCCTATCTCCGGTCAGGCTGCAATGCCCGGGACGCCGCCCGTTTCCTGAATCTCCACCCCAACACGCTGCGCTACCGGATCGCACGAGTGGAGGCGCTGTCCGGACTGGACCTGCACGATCCGGACGACCGATTGCTGACGGAGATGGTCCTGTTGGTCCGGGGGTGATTAATCGAACAGACTCCGCGACTCGTCCTGCCTTCTTATTACACTCTCAACCATGTCACTATCACCCGCTCAGCAGAAACGTGCCGCCCGTGAGTTCTCCACCAAGTGG
This is a stretch of genomic DNA from Corynebacterium nuruki S6-4. It encodes these proteins:
- a CDS encoding PucR family transcriptional regulator, with protein sequence MEQENAAAVPLDALVTVLDTAVVQVHRPDSGLAGQFAEVTVGSVALVDTADLGTVTADLVFLTADATTAFARLAVTPGAALPTVVAARENTVPPELPAPATAAGCTVLVLDARARWDVLLPRVQHLFVDEPGQAVAGHHATASSLEELAVLLADDIGGLVTIEDAGNRVLAYSPSLNAADDIRARAILGRGAPPPVMALFSAWDVVDTVTRTTDVIRVPADPALGMHSRLITGIHRADGSLLGSIWVQEGPHGFTADAAAVLRGGAVAAVSVLHRMTDGADQEDELLRRLFGEYSEEDAAVAAGMLRIVTEDSAVVIGLAAAAGVAPNEDLLLSTVKRLRIHVGALWTDARVALLGRRIYLLLPRVPSGTDITVWTEQLLERFDDQEAVRQLCLRAAIAPVITDTGTVGVPRARAEVDRVLTSSGSGDGSRVTTFERSRTAVLLSEIVARLSPYEEVADPRLNAVADYDTAHGSFLMDTLRAYLRSGCNARDAARFLNLHPNTLRYRIARVEALSGLDLHDPDDRLLTEMVLLVRG
- the brnQ gene encoding branched-chain amino acid transport system II carrier protein, with the translated sequence MATTPSAADLAAGKLPAGRVIALGLLLFAMFLGAGNVIFAPMVGQAAGESMWKPMSGFLVTGVGLVLLAVVALSATGGNVRAMANRVHPWFAVGFCLLLFVTLGPLYVIPRTTSVVYEISVKPNLPEAATDGPWALLGFSVVFALISVYLSLNPGKFVDRIGKVLTPVFATLLVVIVVKSFITPMGEMHTAQDPFADGAFMSGLTEGYLTMDAMAALVFAGVFVQSIRGEGVTTRKGISKLFFKAGLISVLGLAALHLATAWLGASSVDAIGRPDNGGSVLVESCRELFGTLGVGMIGIVILLTGITTNVACITCVADYFGKLFPRVSYSRWVWIHAIIGTAIANFGLNAVLDTALPVLFLLYPLGMVLIILSLLDRFFGGRREVYIGAMIGAGAVAVLDALKAADIFADQLGDWFSFLPLFDRNMGWLIPAVLGALIGYVVARVRGTPPREDSLIDEVEETVPAPKEEPDEPNAEPDHAPALEGA